Proteins from one Burkholderia sp. genomic window:
- the mreC gene encoding rod shape-determining protein MreC codes for MEYSPPPLFKQGPSAFARLVFFVALAIALLIWDARFSTLGIVRGILGTVLFPLHRAALVPRELFMGTADLANASLRRANQQLRERNLALSLQANQARQLMSDNAHLRAVLGLRERIAAQSTPVEIQYDTSDPFSQKVVISHGSQDDIQNGAPVVTEDGVVGQVTGVFPLQSEITLITDRDLAMPVQVLRTGLRSLIYGTPKGDSLDLRFVPTSADLIVGDELVTSGLDGTYPPGLPVAKVVRIDKLADTAFAHVICMPVAAVRGAREMLVLHHPNDVLPRQVNPLVGKSAKSQKGVETDEKGKGAMPATGEKPASVPAPVQVAPAAKNGRPASAAKLAANPPVTTQTNTQAIQQAPVPTAAPSRRA; via the coding sequence ATGGAATACAGTCCGCCGCCCCTTTTCAAGCAAGGTCCTTCCGCATTCGCGCGGTTGGTCTTTTTCGTTGCGCTGGCGATCGCGCTCCTCATTTGGGATGCGCGCTTCAGTACGCTCGGAATCGTACGGGGCATCCTGGGCACCGTACTGTTCCCGCTGCACCGGGCCGCGCTGGTGCCACGCGAGCTGTTCATGGGCACAGCTGACCTCGCTAATGCCTCGCTGCGCCGCGCAAACCAGCAACTGCGCGAGCGCAACCTGGCACTATCGCTGCAGGCCAACCAGGCCCGCCAGCTGATGTCTGACAACGCGCACCTGCGCGCCGTATTGGGCTTGCGCGAACGGATCGCCGCCCAGTCCACGCCGGTTGAGATCCAGTACGATACCAGCGATCCGTTCTCGCAAAAGGTGGTGATCAGCCACGGCTCGCAAGATGACATCCAGAATGGCGCGCCGGTAGTGACAGAGGACGGCGTAGTAGGCCAGGTTACGGGCGTATTTCCGTTGCAGTCTGAGATCACCCTGATCACCGATCGCGACTTGGCGATGCCCGTTCAGGTGCTGCGCACCGGGCTGCGCAGCTTGATCTACGGAACTCCAAAGGGAGATTCGCTGGACCTGCGCTTCGTGCCAACCAGTGCTGATCTGATTGTGGGCGACGAGCTGGTGACCAGCGGCCTGGACGGCACTTACCCCCCGGGCCTACCGGTGGCCAAAGTGGTGCGGATCGACAAGCTGGCCGATACCGCCTTCGCGCACGTAATCTGCATGCCGGTGGCGGCGGTGCGTGGCGCGCGAGAGATGCTGGTGCTGCACCATCCGAACGATGTGCTGCCGCGCCAGGTCAACCCGCTCGTAGGCAAGAGCGCCAAGAGCCAGAAGGGCGTAGAGACCGACGAAAAAGGTAAGGGCGCGATGCCCGCCACCGGCGAGAAGCCGGCTAGCGTACCGGCGCCGGTCCAGGTCGCCCCAGCAGCGAAGAACGGTCGCCCCGCATCTGCCGCAAAGCTAGCGGCCAATCCACCAGTCACTACGCAGACTAACACGCAAGCCATCCAACAGGCCCCTGTACCGACCGCCGCGCCGTCCCGGAGAGCGTAA
- the mreD gene encoding rod shape-determining protein MreD, whose protein sequence is MSCPQYILQPVNPTFIVFSLAVAFLLSLMPWGQLPGVPDFVVLVLLFWNIHQPRKVGMGLAFLLGILMDVHDADLLGEYALSYTLLSYGALTIHRRVLWLSLGVQMFYVAPLLVLAQLVPFVIHLLIGTTAFPSWSYLVDGFVEAVLWPVTSLLLLMPQRRPVDPDDTRPI, encoded by the coding sequence ATGAGCTGCCCGCAATATATCCTGCAGCCGGTCAACCCGACCTTCATCGTCTTTAGTTTGGCGGTCGCCTTCCTGCTGAGCCTGATGCCTTGGGGCCAGTTGCCGGGCGTGCCCGACTTCGTGGTCTTGGTACTACTGTTCTGGAACATCCACCAGCCGCGCAAGGTCGGCATGGGCCTGGCCTTCCTGCTCGGCATCCTGATGGACGTGCACGACGCCGACCTGCTCGGCGAGTACGCGCTGTCCTACACGCTACTGTCCTACGGCGCGCTCACGATCCACCGCCGCGTGCTGTGGCTCTCACTCGGCGTGCAGATGTTCTACGTCGCGCCGCTGCTGGTGCTGGCCCAGCTGGTGCCGTTCGTGATCCATCTGCTTATAGGCACCACCGCCTTCCCCAGCTGGAGCTACCTGGTTGACGGCTTCGTAGAGGCTGTGCTGTGGCCGGTCACCAGCCTCCTGCTGTTGATGCCGCAACGCCGCCCGGTCGATCCGGACGACACGCGACCGATCTGA
- the rodA gene encoding rod shape-determining protein RodA — MQFDKAKQMFAGFDCPLALIVFLLLCVGIVTLYSATIDVPSRVEDQLRNIMLTFVLMWIIANIPLQMLMRFAVPLYTFGIALLLAVVLFGMTKKGAKRWLNVGVVIQPSEILKIATPLMLAWYYQRREGNIRWYDYLVACAILLVPVGLIAKQPDLGTAILVCAAGLFVIYLAGISFKLIVPVLVTVVITVAAIATLEDKICQPQMAWPLMHDYQKHRVCTLLDSTSDPLGKGFHTIQAVIAIGSGGPVGKGYLKGTQTHLEFIPEKQTDFIFVVYAEEFGLVGGLVLLTLYMVLIARGLYIAAQGATLFGRLLAGSLSMGFFTYAFVNVGMVSGVLPVVGVPLPFISYGGTALITLGIATGLIMSVGRQKRRFGAAWSLRGRLQ, encoded by the coding sequence ATGCAATTCGATAAGGCAAAGCAGATGTTCGCGGGCTTCGACTGCCCGCTCGCGCTGATCGTGTTCCTGCTGCTCTGCGTCGGGATTGTCACACTCTACAGTGCGACCATCGATGTGCCGAGCCGGGTCGAGGACCAGCTCCGCAATATTATGCTCACCTTCGTGCTGATGTGGATCATCGCGAATATCCCGCTGCAGATGCTGATGCGCTTCGCGGTGCCGCTCTACACCTTCGGCATCGCGCTGCTATTGGCGGTAGTGCTGTTCGGGATGACCAAGAAGGGCGCCAAGCGCTGGCTCAACGTCGGCGTGGTGATCCAACCCTCGGAAATCCTCAAAATTGCCACCCCGCTGATGCTAGCCTGGTACTATCAGCGACGCGAGGGCAACATCCGCTGGTATGACTACCTGGTGGCCTGTGCGATCCTGCTGGTGCCAGTCGGCCTGATCGCCAAGCAGCCCGACCTCGGCACCGCGATACTGGTGTGTGCGGCTGGCCTGTTCGTGATCTACCTGGCGGGGATCTCGTTCAAGCTGATCGTTCCGGTGCTAGTGACCGTTGTGATCACGGTGGCCGCGATCGCCACCCTCGAGGACAAGATTTGCCAACCACAGATGGCCTGGCCACTGATGCACGACTACCAGAAGCACCGCGTCTGCACCCTGCTCGACTCGACCTCGGACCCTCTTGGCAAGGGTTTTCACACCATCCAGGCAGTGATCGCGATCGGCTCGGGTGGCCCGGTCGGGAAAGGCTACTTGAAGGGCACCCAGACCCACCTTGAGTTCATCCCCGAGAAGCAGACGGACTTCATCTTCGTGGTCTATGCCGAGGAGTTCGGGCTAGTGGGTGGGCTAGTGCTGCTCACCCTCTACATGGTGCTGATCGCGCGCGGGCTCTATATCGCTGCGCAGGGCGCGACGCTGTTTGGGCGCCTGCTGGCCGGCTCGCTGTCGATGGGTTTCTTCACCTATGCCTTCGTCAACGTGGGGATGGTCAGCGGCGTGCTACCGGTGGTGGGCGTGCCGCTGCCCTTCATCAGCTACGGCGGTACCGCGCTGATCACGCTCGGCATCGCCACCGGGCTGATCATGAGTGTCGGGCGGCAGAAGCGGCGCTTTGGTGCCGCTTGGTCATTGCGAGGCCGGTTGCAGTAA